Part of the uncultured Anaeromusa sp. genome is shown below.
CTGCAAGGCGGTACTCATGGCGCTGGAAGGAACCCGCGTTACCGGCTGCGAAGGCATTGTGGCCGAAGACGTGGACGCCTCCATTGCTAACGTCGGGGAATTGGCCTGCAAAGGCATGGTTCAGACCGACGATCAGATCCTAAAGATTATGCTCCATAAAGTAGGCTAAAGAAGAAGGTGCAAAAATGAAAGACGTGATCTATACGGACGGTGCGCCCAAAGCCATTGGTCCGTACTCGCAAGCCATAAAGGCGAATGGATTTCTCTTTGTTTCCGGCCAACTGCCGAGCGACCCGAAGAGCGGCAAATTTCCAGCAGGCGGCATTGAGGCGCAAACGCGCCAGTCTCTGGAGAACCTAAAAGCCATCCTCGAAGAAGCCAATATCTCCTTTGAGGACGTGGTAAAGACGACAGTCTTGATGCAGGACCTGGAGAACTTTACCGCCATGAATGCAGTGTATGCTGAATACTTTACCAAGAACCATCCCGCCAGAGTCTGCGTGGAAGTGGCCAAGCTGCCGCAAAACGCACTCGTGGAGATAGAAGCCATTGCCGTGTGCTGCGGCTAACCAAGGCCCCTCTAACATACTATAGATAAGCGACAGGCCGTGTGAAATGAAACCTTCACACGGCCTGTCGCGTTTTTGAAGCCTCATAAGGATATGCCAATTACAACAAGTTATCATTCAAATAGGGAAATACGATATAATATAAAGTGAAAGCGTGAGGTCATCAGGGGGAACCGAGATGTTTTTAAATGAACGGTGTGCTGTGTGTGGACGCAAATTAACTGGAAGATTTGGGAGTTTGCCAATGTCTTTTAAATATTGCCCAGCCTGTGGTGCGGACGGAAATCCGCTGATGAAGACAGTGCAGCACGGTGACTCATAGATATTGCCATAATTGCGGACAAAAGCTGCGGAGTATCTTATGATAAAGTGAGATACATATAGATGACATCTGTTAGGGGATAAAATCCCATTACGGCAATGGCAGCAGAAAGAGGAGAAGGTACGTGATTTCGTTTATACTTTCAGGGATTACATTAGGATTTTATGCGGGATTTTCACCGGGGCCGTTATTTGCTATGGTGATATCGCAAACCATACATTATGGGTTAAAAGAAGGCTTCAAGGTGGCCGTTGCGCCACTGGTTACCGACGGGATGATTGTGGCGTTGGCGGTAGGCGTGATGTCTCTGCTGTCTTCGGTGCAGGGGATGCTGGGCGTTATTTCCTTGCTCGGCGGTGTCGTTGTTTGCTACCTGGGGTATGAGAACCTGCGGTTTCAAGGAGAGAGCAACGGTATAGGAAACGCAGAACCTGGGTCGGTAGTAAAAGCGGCGGTGGTAAATGCGCTGAACCCCCATGCGTATCTGTTTTGGTTTATTATCGGCGGGCCGCTGCTGATGAATGCCTATACTGTGGATATCATGGCTGCCGTCGGCTTTATCGCCAGTTTTTATCTGGCCTTTGTTTGCGCCAAGGTTACGTTGGCGATGGTGGTGAATCGCTCTAGAAGATTTTTACAAGGACCTCTTTATATCGGCGTGATGAAAGCACTGGGCGTTGTGCTGATGGTATTTGCCATGAAGTTGTTTTGGGATGGGGCGCAGCTGTTGCAAGAATACTGGAATTGAAAAATAGGCGGTAAAGGCGATGAAACAAAAATGGATGATCGGTGAACTGGCCAAGATGTTTGACGTGTCCACCGATACGCTGCGGTACTATGAAGCGGAAGGGTTGCTCCGGTCTCATCGAGATGAGGTAAACGGGTACCGCTATTATTCGTATGATGAGTTGTTTGTTTTGATGGATATTTTGTTGTTTCGCAGCCTGGGATTGCCGGTTAAAGAGATTCAGCCCCTGGTGACGACTAAAAAACTTGGTGAGATTAAAGAGATATTGCAGCAAAATGATGGTCTGATTGAAAAACAATTGGCCATACTGCAGCGGCAGCGAAAGCAGCTTGCGCAGATTGTTTCTCAGCATGAGCTGTGCGAACAGCATCTTGGACAGTTTTCGATTGTCGCGGCGCCTGCCTTTAAGTCTAAGTTTTTAGGGAGTGACGTAGAGGACGTGCTTCGCGTGGTCAAGCAGTATAAAACTGATGAAGGATGGATGGATCGCATTCGTCATACTTTGTTTTTGCCGACGGAAGAGGTGTTTGGATCGCGCAGTTTTGAAGCGGCGGAAATGGGGATTAGCTTTGATGACGAAACTATACGGGAATTTGAGGCGGGCGAGCAACAGCAGTTTTCGTTATCGTTGGACAAAGAGTGCGTGTATACGGTCATCGGCACCGATTATTCGAATAGGGAACATGCAGTGTTTGAGCAGGCGCGGGCGTGGCTGACGGAGCGGGGGCGGAGTATGGAAGGACCGCTGCTCGGGAGGTACTTGGCAAGCTCTCATCAAGAGGGGCTTGATTATTATGAAATATGGATTGCCTTGCAGGCGACTTGACCTTGGAGTTACTCCAAGGTTTATTCTTTTAGTGGGGGTGATCACTATGCAAGAAAATGCGTTGGGCACAAAAAGTATTCCGACGTTGTTTTGGCAATACAGCATTCCGACCGTTGCCGCGATGCTGTTTCTGGGCGTGAATACGATTGTAGACGGTTTGTTTGTGGGGCGCTATATCGGTGTGGACGCCTTAGCTGCCGTGAATATAGCCATGCCGTTCAGCAGCTTTTTGTTGGCGTTTAGCATTGTTATCGGCATTGGCGCGCAGAGCTTGATAGGACGAAAATTAGGCGAAGGAAGCGGTGAGGAAGCCAATCACGTTTTCACCACGGCGTTGATCCTAGCTGGCGGGATCGCATTTGTATTTGCGGGGCTGGGGGTGCTTTTTTCTGAACCAATTGCCTATGTATTGGGTTCCAGCGAAAAACTAATGCCGCTGGTTTCGTCTTATATCAGCTATTTGGGCTTGTTTTTACCCTGCTTGGCGTTGATGATGGTTTTGGATTATGCCTTAAAGACGGTGGCCATGCCTGTCTACGCGATGTGGGCGCTGGTGGTGGCCGTTATAAGCCATATGCTGTTAAATTGGCTTTTTATTGCGGTGTTGGATTTCGGAATTCAGGGGGCGGCAATTGCTACGGGGATTGCCTTTGCCGTCGCGTTTATTATGGCGGTTCTTCCGTTCTTGCGTTCCGGTTCGGCGTTAAAACCTTTTGCAGGAACCTGGAACCAAGCGGCGGCGAAGAGCATTCTGTATCATGGAGCGTCCGAGGGCGTGACTGAGCTGGGAACGGGGATCACTACCTTTTTGTTCAACCTTACCTTAATGCGGTATGTTGGAGAAATGGGAGTGGCGGCCTTTACGCTTATTAGCTATTTGGCGTTTATAGGGAATAATGTCTTGTTGGGCTTGTCGGACGGCGTGGGCGCTATTATCAGCTACAACTATGGGAGCTGTCAGATGAAGCGCGTGAAAAAAGCACTGCAGCTTGTTGCTGCCAGCGCTGGTGTTATCGGCATCGGGATGTTTGCCGCTATTTTTATTTTTGCCGGAGATGTAATTTCGTTGTTCTTGCATGAGGGAAATGAAGACATCGTGCGTTTTGCCGTCTATGGAGCCAAACTATATGCGTTTGCCTTTTTGGTCAACGGGTTCAATATTGTTGCGGCAGGTTATTTTACGGCGATTGGGAACCCGGGGCAAGCGGTGTTGGTTGCTTTGAATAAAGGGGTCTTGTGGATCATTGCGGGAATTACTATTTTGCCTGTTCTCTTTGGGGTTAAAGGAATTTGGCTGACGGTGCCTATTGCGGAATTTGCAACGCTGGTGTTGTCGGGAAGCTTGCTGTATCGGCATTTTCGATGCTCGTAAAACGTTTGGATAGACTGTCTTGAACGAGCTATAACGTATCGCAAATGAACGGTCGTTATATAAAAAGAAGTTGAGATGAAACAAAGTTTCATCTCAACTTCTTTTTATATAACCCTAGTCGGAAGCGAACTTACAGTTTTATTTATTGATCTGTAGTAGAGAAATCTAAAAGACCTTGCTCAGTTAGCCAAGTGTAGATGCATTGAATAAATTTTTTAGCAGCGGGAGAAAGTTGTTTGAAAGAAAGCGTGGCTAAGCCAATGATGCGATATTCTTTTGGTTCTAAGGGAAGCAAATGGATATCAGGGGGAATGTTTTCTAAGATCAGTTCCGGCAGGATGCTAATGCCTAACCCTTTTTGGACCATAGCGATGATGGTTCTTCCTTCCATAAGCTCATATTTAGTCTGCAAGGGAATGTTGCTATGAAGCAGGAGGCGGCGGATATTATCATCAGCGCCCCATTGCGGCATAATAAAAGGTTCATCTTTGAGCTTAGATAGGGGAAGTTTTTTTTGGCCTTTCAGGTGATGTGTAGGAGGCAATAGGGCGAATAACGTATCTTTGCATAGCGGATATACTTCAAAAGGCTTAGACGTAGGTAAGGAGACAAAGCCAAAATCAACTGTTTTGTTCGAAATCCATTTGTTCATTTCATCATAGCATCCTAAATGAGTTTTCACTTCAATTTGTGGATATTGAGAATGAAAAGAAGCTAGAATGCTGGGAAGCCATTTAATAGAGATACTGGATAATGTGCCAATGCGCACTAAACCGGTCTCAATGCCTTTAATAGAAAGGGCTTCTTCGCGAAGCTGTTCTTCGTGGTGCAAAATCATTTTAATATGAGATAAAATACGCTCGCCGTTATGAGTAAGTTGCATGCCGGAGCGTTCTCGTTTAAATAATGAAATCCCCAACTCTTTTTCGAGAGAAGAAATAGCGTAACTAACGCTTGATTGCGTCAAATTTAATTTTTCAGAAGCTTGGCGGAGGCTGCCAACTTCGGCGACAGTATGGAAAATTTGATATTTCGAGATAATCAAGGCAATTCCTCCGTTGGCATGTAGACGTCTTAAAACATACTTTAGTCCATGAAAATCGAATTAGCAAGCAGTTTATGTTAAAAAAGTGTACAAGAAACCGACACTTTTATTGATTCAATGAAAAAATGTTCACCGTTCAAAAAACATGAAGTGTAATATAAAATATTTGAACTATTGGTCTGCAACAGGGAATGCTAGAATGAATTTAAATTACTTGAAATATTATACAACGGAATTTTTCCGGTTGCTCCGTTGGGTCTTCAGGAGCCATGAGGTTAGCAGCAGGGAGATGGCATCGGAAGATGAATTCATAACCGAGAGGAATCATTAGGTCAGGAATTATCTTATTCAATGAGAAGGAGGGGGTTGTTAACGTGGAAAATCTAGGAAATATCATTAATCTCTTAAATGGCTATGTCTGGTCACCGGCCATGCTGGTCTTTGTTGTTGTATCTGGCGTATATTTTTCCATCCGGCTCCGTTTTACCCAAGTCCGTAATTTGCGGGATATGGTGAGAAATTTGGTAAGTAACCAAAGTTCGGAAAGCGGAATCTCCACCTTCAGTTCCTTTTGGACAACCATGGCGGCTCGGGTCGGTGTCGGTAATATTGCCGGCGTGGCGGTAGCTGTTTATATGGGGGGGCCGGGAACCATCTTTTGGATGTGGGTTACCTCGATTTTGCTGGCGGCCATATCTTTTGCCGAATGTTCCCTGGGCCAGCTGTATAAATTGCGGGTTGACGGCGAGTACCGTGGCGGCGCCTACTATTGTGCTGAAATCGGTTTAGGTTGGGGATGGTTTAGCAAGCTGTTTGCGACGGTTACTGTTGTTGGAATGCTGTTCGGCATGCCTGGGATTCAGGCCAACATGATCGGCGAAGGCTTAAATCACAGCCTGGGAATTCCTCCGCTGCTGACCGGCGTAGTTGGAGCGATACTATTAGGTATCATTATCCTTGGAGGTATCAAACGGATTAGCTCATTTGCTGCGATTCTTGTTCCTATCAAAGTAGGAATCTTTTTACTGCTGACGGCCATTGTGCTGATTGCAAATTATGATCGGATTCCTACTATGTTTAGCTGGATTTTTTCATCGGCATTTAATCAGGGATCTGTATTTGGCGGTATGATGGGCAGCGCCATTTCTATGGGGATTCGGCGCTCTACGTTCGCGTCCGGCGCTGGCATGGGTGAAGAAACTCCGGCTGCAGCTGCGGCTGAAACTGCGCATCCGGCCGGACAGGGTTTAGCGAACTCATTTGGTATTTATATGGATATTATAATCTGTACCTGTTCCGGCCTCATGATTCTGGTGACCGACTGCTTTAATACGGCTTCCGGTTATATTGGTTCGGGTTCTCCCCAAATGGCGGCTTTGGCTGCATCCGGTAAAAATGGCATTGTTTTTCCCCAAGAGGCTGTTGGTACGCTGATGCCTGGTCTTGGCGAATTTGTTATGGGGGTAGTGGTCATATTATTTGCCTTTACTACAATCCTTAGCTATTATTATCAGGCGGAAACCGGCATGGCCTATCTCTTAGGCAAGGCCAGCGAGAGCAAACGTAAAAATGTTTACCTGGTTATGAAAATTATGGTGCTCTTAGTTTATATTTACTTTTCCACAACCACTTCGAGCGTTGCTTGGGGGGCCGCTGACCTGGCCTGTGGGATGATGGTATGGCTGAATGTGTTAATGTTGTGGTTTTTGTTTCCAAAGGTCGTTGCGATACTGAATGACTATGAAGAACAACGCAATGCCGATCAGGTTCCTTTTTTCGATCCGGATAAAGTCGGTATTTCGAATGTCGATCTTTGGAAAGAGATTAACAAGGACAAAATTGCTGCGACAAAATCGAGTGCTAAAATCGCCGTTGCTAGAAAATGAATCTTCCAGGCGAATAAATAAAGTTTTTTGCTGAGCATTATTATGGATAGGCAGATCCTATATTGCAATATAGATGCTTGAAAATCATGGTGTTACCAGTTTTTTCGTATAAAAATAGGTTGAGATGAAACTTAGTTTCATCTCAACCTATTTTTTACATTGAGGTTTGCGGAATAATACAGGTAAAAATCATAAAATGGCAGTGTATTGTTCCGATAAATGATAAACTAGAGGAAAGCATATGATTGAAATGTTTAACCGAAAGGTTCGATTGCAAAGAATACATTATGAATTGGAAGAAACCTAAATAAAAGCTGCATAGTGCTTGTGATGGGAGTGGTTTTGTGAAGCGGTGCATTGTAGTAATGGGATAGTCATAATGGTATCAAAAGGCAAAGGAGCAGGATGCAAATGACTATTCCAGATCCAAGTAAGATATATCCTCGTAGTAATGATTATCAAACGGTCTATCTGAAGAATGTAATCACAAGGGGAAACGTAAAAGTTGGGGACTATACAATCTATAACGACTTTCACCAGGATCCCCAAAATTTTGAGAAAAACAATGTTCTTTATCAGTATCCGATCAACAACGATAAACTGATCATTGGAAAATTTTGTTCCATTGCGTGTGGCGCAAAGTTTCTCATGACGAGTGGAAATCATAAAATGGCATCATTATCCACGTATACGTTTCCGATATTTTATGAGGAATGGGGCTTGGACGTTAATGAGGTAGTAGATGCGTGGGATAACAAGGGCGACATTGTAATTGGAAATGATGTGTGGATCGGGTATGAGTCTATCATAATGTCCGGGGTGAAAATCGGTGATGGCGCCATTATTGGTACGCGGGCAACGGTGACGAAAGATGTTCCACCTTATGCAATTGTCGGGGGCGCTCCAGCCAGGATTATAAAAAAACGATTTAGTGATGATGTGATTTTGAAACTGTTGGACATTAAATGGTGGGACTGGCCCTGCGAAAAAATACAAGATAATATTGAACATATTCAAGCAGGGTGTATTGAGAAGTTAAAACATCAGTAGTATTGTTGACTTTGGCTTATGGATGCCAATCTGAGCAATAGGCTAACGTAAAGGCCTCGCGAGGCGTAGCTTCGCGAGACCTTTGCAATATGGGGGAATTAAATACAGGAGGTAATCGTATGAAAATTTTTTACACGTTTATGACCATGTTGCTTCTTTTGATTTACCCTAATTTTACTTTTGCCTCAGGAGATGCTATTAGTGCGCAGGGGTTGACATCTCCTATTGAAACGTTGTTTGATGTTAGCCTGGGAATGAATCTTGACGAGGCTAGAAGAATTTTTAAGCAAGAGCCGTATGTTTCCAAGTGGGTTGATCGAGAAAAGAACCCTGCTAAAACGAACAATCATTTTGTCTTCTATGACTATCGGGAAAGCATAGAAAGTAAGGCTTTTCCGCAGGTGAAAAGAGAGTTTACCATTAATGCGGATAGAAATAATACGATCAACCAAATCACGTATGTGCTATGTTTTCGTAATGAAGCGGAGTACAATAAACTAGTTAATGCCTTGGTAGAACGGGCAACTGCGGAGTGGGGAGCGGTGCAGGATGAACAAATTACTGGCCCTGAAAACCGAGAAGCGCTTCATCGGACTTGGGGCAAGGACAACTTGCATCTTACGATTGTGACGCGGTATTATCCGGAGTATAATCGCCAATTTCCTTATAGTATCCGCATTGCTCGAACGAAAAGCTGAGTACAAGGTTGTGCTGAAACATAGTGTTGGCACAACCTTTTTTATTCTGTGTAAATCGTATAATGGCATAGGCGCGATTGGTCTGAAGCAATGAGAAATAAAATATCGAAGCAATAAAAAGAAGGCTGCAACCTCTAAAGGTTGTAGCCTTCTTTTTGAATTTAGGTGAGAAAAGCGAAAGGAGTAGCTAAAAATTCGCCGGAGTGACAGCAAAAACCACTTCGACCGTAGAATCAGTTTCATTTTTCCACATATGACGGATACTGGGGGGATTTTTACACTGTCTCCCTTTTCTAGTGTTTCTGTAGTTTCATCTAGATAAAGCGTAACCGTTCCTGCTAACACGTAAGCCACTTCTTCTCCCGCATGAGATAGCGAAACCTCCGAGGATTGGGAGTGAGGAGGGATAGACATTAGAACCATCTCAATGGCTCCGGTTAAGTCTGGCGAAAGCAGGGTATACTCCCAATTGCTGTGAGGGAAGATGATTTTCTTTCGGTTATTGGCACGAGTGATTAATTTGTTAACATTTGTAGGTTCGACAAACAAGCTGAAGAGAGGGATATCTAAAGAAACTGCAATCATTCGCAGCGTGTTCAGAGAGGGATTGGCAAGACCTCTCTCAATTTGGCTTAACAATGAAGGGGAAACGTTTACTGATAAAGCTAGTTGGCGGAGGCTGAGGCCTTTGTTATTTCTAGCGGTTGCAATTTTTTGGCCGAGTTCAATACTATCGTCATTAATTGGCATCGTAAAAACATTCTCCTTACAAATTTTAATACTGGATGTATTCTAGAAAAATGCAAAGTTCAATGAGTAGAAAGATAAACCTAATTGTGTTTAATGTAATTTAATGTTATCAGAATCTGTGTTTTTTAACAACTGCTTGTGATGATTTTCCTTGCGTGTCAATATGCGGTGATTTTTTGATAAAAAATAGACTGTTTGTAAAAATAATTCTATTGCAAATGGAAAAAACTTGGTGTATATTAAACGTAATTAAACAGTTAAACTGTATTTAACAAATTGAACATTTATTAAACAAAATAACGATGGTAAATAAAGATACTGTGATTATGATGATGCTATCCAAAGAATGAAAATAAATTAGTGGAGGGGTATATGGAAAACAGGCATGTTTTAGAGACAAAAATAGAAACTTGGAAAAAAGAGCACCCGGCCTTGGCTGATTTGCAGAATATGCGCGAAATCGTTTGGTTAAATCCGCTTTATGGGCAAGAAAAGCATGAACAAGTTGCTTCAATTTCAGAAAAAGATATTCAGGATGCGGAAGAGCGGCTTGTGCGATTTGCATCTTTCATTGAAAAAGCATTTCCGGAAACAAAGAAGGATGAAGGCGTCATTGAATCGCCGCTTGCACACATCCCTACTATGCAAGAGCAAATGAGTCAGTTGTGCGGTGCGCGTATTCCAGGGAAAGTTTATGTTAAGCTCGATAGCCAACTGCCTATTTCCGGCTCAATAAAAGCAAGAGGCGGTGTGTATGAAGTCCTCTATTTAGCAGAGTCTATTGCCATGGAGCACGGAGGCTTATTGTGGACAGACGACTACGCTGTACTTAAAAGTAGTAAATTTCAACAGTTGTTCTCGCAATACACTATTGTGGTTGGTTCGACAGGAAATTTAGGACTGAGCATCGGCATTATGGGCGCGGCATTAGGGTTTCGAGTGATCGTTCATATGTCTGTGGACGCGAAAAAATGGAAGAAGGATATGCTTCGGAGTAAAGGAGTATCCGTCGTTGAGCATGCTGCTGACTACTCGGAGGCAGTTGAAGCTGGGCGAAGAGACGCTGAAAAAGATCGTAAGAGTTATTTTATTGACGACGAAAATTCACGTCATCTTTTTTTAGGATACGCCGTAGCGGCAAAAAGACTGCAAAAGCAATTAGCGCGAGAAGGGGTAGTTGTTGATGAAGAGCATCCTCTTTTTGTGTATTTGCCCTGTGGTGTTGGCGGCGGCCCTGGTGGTGTTACCTTTGGTATGAAATCAATTTATAAAAAAAATGTTCATAGCTTTTTTGTAGAACCCACGCATTCGCCTGCGATGCTGCTCGGCTTGATGACGGGTTTGCATGAAAAAATTTCTGTGCAAGATTTGGGTATTGATAATCGCACTGCTGCGGATGGACTAGCCGTGGGGAGACCTTCCGGTTTGGTAGGA
Proteins encoded:
- a CDS encoding LysE family translocator is translated as MISFILSGITLGFYAGFSPGPLFAMVISQTIHYGLKEGFKVAVAPLVTDGMIVALAVGVMSLLSSVQGMLGVISLLGGVVVCYLGYENLRFQGESNGIGNAEPGSVVKAAVVNALNPHAYLFWFIIGGPLLMNAYTVDIMAAVGFIASFYLAFVCAKVTLAMVVNRSRRFLQGPLYIGVMKALGVVLMVFAMKLFWDGAQLLQEYWN
- a CDS encoding MATE family efflux transporter, giving the protein MQENALGTKSIPTLFWQYSIPTVAAMLFLGVNTIVDGLFVGRYIGVDALAAVNIAMPFSSFLLAFSIVIGIGAQSLIGRKLGEGSGEEANHVFTTALILAGGIAFVFAGLGVLFSEPIAYVLGSSEKLMPLVSSYISYLGLFLPCLALMMVLDYALKTVAMPVYAMWALVVAVISHMLLNWLFIAVLDFGIQGAAIATGIAFAVAFIMAVLPFLRSGSALKPFAGTWNQAAAKSILYHGASEGVTELGTGITTFLFNLTLMRYVGEMGVAAFTLISYLAFIGNNVLLGLSDGVGAIISYNYGSCQMKRVKKALQLVAASAGVIGIGMFAAIFIFAGDVISLFLHEGNEDIVRFAVYGAKLYAFAFLVNGFNIVAAGYFTAIGNPGQAVLVALNKGVLWIIAGITILPVLFGVKGIWLTVPIAEFATLVLSGSLLYRHFRCS
- a CDS encoding RidA family protein gives rise to the protein MKDVIYTDGAPKAIGPYSQAIKANGFLFVSGQLPSDPKSGKFPAGGIEAQTRQSLENLKAILEEANISFEDVVKTTVLMQDLENFTAMNAVYAEYFTKNHPARVCVEVAKLPQNALVEIEAIAVCCG
- a CDS encoding alanine/glycine:cation symporter family protein gives rise to the protein MENLGNIINLLNGYVWSPAMLVFVVVSGVYFSIRLRFTQVRNLRDMVRNLVSNQSSESGISTFSSFWTTMAARVGVGNIAGVAVAVYMGGPGTIFWMWVTSILLAAISFAECSLGQLYKLRVDGEYRGGAYYCAEIGLGWGWFSKLFATVTVVGMLFGMPGIQANMIGEGLNHSLGIPPLLTGVVGAILLGIIILGGIKRISSFAAILVPIKVGIFLLLTAIVLIANYDRIPTMFSWIFSSAFNQGSVFGGMMGSAISMGIRRSTFASGAGMGEETPAAAAAETAHPAGQGLANSFGIYMDIIICTCSGLMILVTDCFNTASGYIGSGSPQMAALAASGKNGIVFPQEAVGTLMPGLGEFVMGVVVILFAFTTILSYYYQAETGMAYLLGKASESKRKNVYLVMKIMVLLVYIYFSTTTSSVAWGAADLACGMMVWLNVLMLWFLFPKVVAILNDYEEQRNADQVPFFDPDKVGISNVDLWKEINKDKIAATKSSAKIAVARK
- a CDS encoding MerR family transcriptional regulator produces the protein MKQKWMIGELAKMFDVSTDTLRYYEAEGLLRSHRDEVNGYRYYSYDELFVLMDILLFRSLGLPVKEIQPLVTTKKLGEIKEILQQNDGLIEKQLAILQRQRKQLAQIVSQHELCEQHLGQFSIVAAPAFKSKFLGSDVEDVLRVVKQYKTDEGWMDRIRHTLFLPTEEVFGSRSFEAAEMGISFDDETIREFEAGEQQQFSLSLDKECVYTVIGTDYSNREHAVFEQARAWLTERGRSMEGPLLGRYLASSHQEGLDYYEIWIALQAT
- a CDS encoding D-serine ammonia-lyase → MENRHVLETKIETWKKEHPALADLQNMREIVWLNPLYGQEKHEQVASISEKDIQDAEERLVRFASFIEKAFPETKKDEGVIESPLAHIPTMQEQMSQLCGARIPGKVYVKLDSQLPISGSIKARGGVYEVLYLAESIAMEHGGLLWTDDYAVLKSSKFQQLFSQYTIVVGSTGNLGLSIGIMGAALGFRVIVHMSVDAKKWKKDMLRSKGVSVVEHAADYSEAVEAGRRDAEKDRKSYFIDDENSRHLFLGYAVAAKRLQKQLAREGVVVDEEHPLFVYLPCGVGGGPGGVTFGMKSIYKKNVHSFFVEPTHSPAMLLGLMTGLHEKISVQDLGIDNRTAADGLAVGRPSGLVGRMLERDISGVVTVQDENLYLLLTLLADSEGKFLEPSALAGFMGPMQLVATKEGQRYLEERELVKKMDRATHIVWATGGSMVPKEEMDKFYQHGLEIMQSKTV
- a CDS encoding LysR family transcriptional regulator; this encodes MIISKYQIFHTVAEVGSLRQASEKLNLTQSSVSYAISSLEKELGISLFKRERSGMQLTHNGERILSHIKMILHHEEQLREEALSIKGIETGLVRIGTLSSISIKWLPSILASFHSQYPQIEVKTHLGCYDEMNKWISNKTVDFGFVSLPTSKPFEVYPLCKDTLFALLPPTHHLKGQKKLPLSKLKDEPFIMPQWGADDNIRRLLLHSNIPLQTKYELMEGRTIIAMVQKGLGISILPELILENIPPDIHLLPLEPKEYRIIGLATLSFKQLSPAAKKFIQCIYTWLTEQGLLDFSTTDQ
- a CDS encoding CatB-related O-acetyltransferase, giving the protein MTIPDPSKIYPRSNDYQTVYLKNVITRGNVKVGDYTIYNDFHQDPQNFEKNNVLYQYPINNDKLIIGKFCSIACGAKFLMTSGNHKMASLSTYTFPIFYEEWGLDVNEVVDAWDNKGDIVIGNDVWIGYESIIMSGVKIGDGAIIGTRATVTKDVPPYAIVGGAPARIIKKRFSDDVILKLLDIKWWDWPCEKIQDNIEHIQAGCIEKLKHQ